The DNA segment CGCGCCAGCCGCTGGACGCCCGCGCTGCGGATGGCGCCCGCCGGGTTCGCCTTCGCGTCGTGCAGCTCCAACTGCGCCCGCGCGTCCTCCTCCGGCAGCTTGCGCGGGGCATTGGCCGCCACGGACTTGCCGGCCAGCAGCTTCAGGTCCGGCGGCAGCGGCTCGAAGAAGGCCTCGCGCTCCGCGTCGGGCAGGCCCGCCATGGCCGGCCCCAGCACGCGCGCGCCCAGCCGGTCGCAGACGGTGAGCAGCTCACGCTGCTGCAGCTGCAGCACGTCCGAGAACTTGAAGCCCGCGGCCTGCTGCCCCGCCTCGCGCGCGAGCGCCTCCTCCAGCTTCCACCGGACGATGTCCAGCACCTGGGGGCGCACCTCGCGGGTGAGCTTCACGCGCGGCGGCGGCAGGTGCGCGCGCACGGCCTCCGCCAGCGTGCCGGGCAGCGCGCGCAGCACCACCTCCATCAGCGCGCCCCGCTCGCGTTGCAGCAGCGCCGCCAGCCGCTCCGGCTCCGCGCTCCACAGCTGCCCGCGCCGGTCCTTCACCAGGCGCTTGATTTCCTGCACCAGCGCGGGGATGCGCTTGTCGCGGGGAATCTGGAAGATCTCCTGCGCGCGGTGACGCAGCAGCGCGCCCTCCTCTTCCGGGAGGTGCTCCAGCGCCTCCAGGCTCTCCTGACCGCCGAAGGTGACGGCCGTCAGGAGCAGCATGCTCTGGCGCTTGTTGAGCGAGGTGAAGAACGAGTCCAAACGTCACCTCGCGGGCTCACGGCCGCCCGCTGGGAGGGAGGGAGAAGCCCCGCCGGGAGGGGCGAGGGCTTCAGGCCTCCGGAGGCCGCGCGCGCGGACGTCCATTGCCGGCGCGCGAGGCCGGAGCGCTGGAGCCCGAGCGCATGAACGTCCACGCCGTCAGGCCCATCATCGCCAGCACCAGCGCGAAGGCGCCGGCGAACATCACCTTGAACTGGCTCGCGCTGGCCGCCGTCATCCGCAGCCCCAGCACGTCCTGCAGCCGGCTCTCCGAGTCCGTCTCCGCCGCGGGCGGCAGGGCCTGCGTCATCAGCACCGTCACCGCGTCCGGCTTCAGCTCCGGCACCGCCGTGGAGGCGAACTGCTTCACCGCCTCCGGGGTGATGGGCGACTTGCCGCCATCCAGGAGCCGGTACTTGATGAACACCGACGCGGACGGCATCGGCTTGTTCTCCGGCTGCGTCAGGTCGTTGTTCTCCGGAATCATCACGATGGCGCGCGCCTCGAGCACGCCGTCAATCTGATTGAGCGCGTTGGAGACCTCGCCCGCCAGCGCCTTGAGGAGCATGGCGCGCTCCTCGGTGGCGGTGGGCACCATGCTGCCCTTGGCGAAGTGGGACAGGCCCTTCTCCACCGGGCGCGGCAGCGAGTTGAGCTTGAGCAGCTCCGCGGCCTGCGCCGCGTCCGCCTTGGGCACGGTGATCATGAACCGCACTTCGTTGCCGCCCTCCTCCTTCTCCTTCTTCGCGGTGATGCCGTTCTTGCTGAGCAGGACGTAGATTTCGTTGGCGTCCGCCTCGCTGAGCTCGTGCTGCAGCTCGATGTGGCAGCCCGTCATGAGGACGAGGGCGAGGAGCGGGGCGACAAACGCGTGCGGTCGGCGATTCATGGGCGGGGAGAGCTTACTCGGCCCCCGGAAAACGCGGAAGGGCGCCCCTCCCAGCAGCGGGAGGGAACGCCCTTCGAGGCGCCACCGGAAGCGGGCGGGCGGCCTCAGACCTGCGTCTTGACGACGTCCTTGAGGCCGGTGGTGGCCTTCTCGACGACCTTGGACGTCAGGTCCAGCTGCTGGGTGTACTGGTACATGGAGGCCTGGAGCGACAGCAGCTCCGCGTTGGAGAACTGCTTGCCGTTGGAGGCCTGGGAGATGATCTTCTCCAGGTTGCCCTGGCCCTTCTCCAGGTCGCCCAGCACCTGCGACATCATGTCGCCGGCCTTGGACGTCTTGGCCGTCTCCGTCTTGGCGGCCACGGGCTCGGCGCCCTTGGCCGTCAGGGGCTCCTGCCCCGCGGCGCTGACCTTGTTGAGGGCGGCCTTCTCCGTCTTGTTG comes from the Pyxidicoccus xibeiensis genome and includes:
- a CDS encoding type III secretion protein — its product is MNRRPHAFVAPLLALVLMTGCHIELQHELSEADANEIYVLLSKNGITAKKEKEEGGNEVRFMITVPKADAAQAAELLKLNSLPRPVEKGLSHFAKGSMVPTATEERAMLLKALAGEVSNALNQIDGVLEARAIVMIPENNDLTQPENKPMPSASVFIKYRLLDGGKSPITPEAVKQFASTAVPELKPDAVTVLMTQALPPAAETDSESRLQDVLGLRMTAASASQFKVMFAGAFALVLAMMGLTAWTFMRSGSSAPASRAGNGRPRARPPEA
- a CDS encoding ATP-dependent helicase HrpB — encoded protein: MAQQKLQDQGAQQTNKQGASKFDGVLADKAQGAGQADAVQGANKAQAAQATQKADAVRQVETVNKTEKAALNKVSAAGQEPLTAKGAEPVAAKTETAKTSKAGDMMSQVLGDLEKGQGNLEKIISQASNGKQFSNAELLSLQASMYQYTQQLDLTSKVVEKATTGLKDVVKTQV